A region of Toxorhynchites rutilus septentrionalis strain SRP chromosome 1, ASM2978413v1, whole genome shotgun sequence DNA encodes the following proteins:
- the LOC129776312 gene encoding zinc carboxypeptidase-like, translating into MQLLKKLIISALAIICIIPTVCFACEPPASSHSNKARYDYFRIYRLFLETEVQVNLMQQMENRSDSYTFMGHARHANQNLTIMVAPQKIAEITDLLERYSIQGSVLLYNIQDIIEKELPTIKPKGTDPSQFDWKHYFQLDTIHKWLDLQASKYPFLTVIPLQASYQRNLIKGVKLSKKAGNSAVFVECGIHAREWISPAVCTYILNQLLVSEAPEVRDLADNFDWFFFPVVNPDGYKYTFESDRLWRKNRKPYGLCRGVDLNRNFESDWNGIGASSDPCAYDFAGASAASEPETQVLQQFLKENAKSSRIKTYFSMHSFSQLIMFPYGYTKDRVPNYEDLKQIGELGSQAIRNTHGKEYVSGAMIETIYPSSGDSVDWAYSECDVPIAFTFELRGPPDSTNMFILPAEEIIPTGEETLAAYVAMLQSARNLGYYSTIEQKGEL; encoded by the exons ATGCAGTTACTTAAGAAACTAATTATATCGGCCCTAGCGATCATATGCATCATACCTACTGTGTGCTTTGCCTGTGAACCACCCGCTTCATCCCACTCGAACAAAGCAAGATATGATTACTTCCGTATTTACCGATTGTTCCTGGAAACGGAAGTGCAAGTGAATCTGATGCAACAGATGGAAAATCGAAGCGACAGTTATACCTTTATGGGTCATGCTCGCCATGCAAACCAGAATTTAACCATAATGGTTGCTCCCCAGAAAATTGCGGAAATCACAGACCTGTTGGAACGATATAGTATTCAAGGATCAGTGCTG TTGTATAACATTCAGGATATCATCGAGAAAGAGCTACCCACCATCAAGCCCAAGGGAACGGATCCGAGCCAGTTTGACTGGAAACACTACTTCCAATTGGACACTATCCACAAATGGCTTGACCTTCAAGCCTCCAAATATCCTTTCTTGACGGTCATTCCCTTACAAGCGAGTTATCAGCGGAACTTGATCAAAGGAGTCAAATTATCTAAGAAAGCTGGCAATAGCGCAGTTTTCGTTGAGTGTGGAATTCACGCTCGCGAATGGATTTCGCCCGCCGTTTGCACCTACATATTGAACCAGTTACTCGTTTCTGAGGCCCCTGAAGTGCGTGACCTGGCGGATAACTTCGATTGGTTCTTCTTCCCGGTGGTTAACCCCGATGGATATAAGTACACCTTCGAATCGGATCGCCTCTGGCGCAAAAATCGTAAACCATATGGTCTCTGCCGGGGTGTCGATTTGAATCGCAACTTCGAAAGCGATTGGAACGGGATCGGTGCCAGCTCGGATCCGTGTGCGTATGACTTTGCAGGAGCTTCGGCAGCAAGCGAACCGGAAACGCAGGTGCTCCAACAGTTCCTGAAGGAGAATGCGAAATCGAGTCGGATTAAGACCTACTTCTCGATGCATTCCTTCTCCCAGCTGATAATGTTTCCCTATGGTTATACGAAGGATAGGGTGCCGAACTACGAGGATTTGAAGCAGATTGGCGAACTAGGTTCCCAAGCCATAAGGAATACCCACGGGAAGGAATATGTgtcgggtgctatgattgaaaCTATATATCCATCGTCTGGGGACAGTGTAGACTGGGCCTACAGTGAGTGTGACGTTCCGATTGCTTTCACGTTTGAGTTGAGAGGACCTCCGGACAGTACGAATATGTTCATTCTTCCTGCCGAAGAGATTATACCCACAGGGGAGGAAACGTTGGCGGCTTATGTTGCTATGTTGCAGTCAGCTAGGAACTTAGGATACTATTCCACAATCGAACAGAAAGGTGAATTGTAG